CCCGGAGAATCGAACGGCTCCATCAGCAATGCGATGTCCGACATCCAACAAGTTGGCGCTGGTCTTATCGTTCAACCGGAGTATGATTTGCGGGACTAGTTTTGAGAGCGGCTCCTTCTGAAAAACCGATTCCATGCGATTGGCTTGTGAGCCGACACTATCGAGCAAACAACTGTTTGCTTCCAATCCATCCTTTGCCGCCTCTTCCGGAGATAACCTGTTAGTTGACCTTTCGATCAACTCATCGATCTGATACGGATGCGGCGCGTTCTGTTTCACTGCAAATGTCGGGGGAAAGATGATTGCGTCCTTGCCTCCGGTGGGCTCCAGGATTTCAGTCAGCGTTATTGCAACGGGGAGGTCGGCATCAGCCAGCCAATCCACGGATTTGATGAAGTCGTCATAACGGCCAATTTTCATTTCTTGCGTCATATCAATCTCCTTGTTTGATAGTGGCTTCAACTTGCGCTCCCGGGCATATCGGAACGTCAATCCTGAAGTTAGTTATTCGTCTTCCAGGTAGTCATCGCGGCCATTTTAAAGTTTGAATATTTATCGCGGTTCGCTCGTTCGGCCTCAACTGGGATCACATCAGCTTTGTTGATGGCAGCCCCAATTGCGGCCACTCGCGCCAACGGGATTGGGAGGGGTGTTTTCCAAAGCGCGTATTGAAAAACGTCGCTTTTGATCCACCCGCGGGATGAAGTGATGCCGGCGCTCCGTTGATTTCGCTGAGGGAAGAAATACTGAGTGGCAAGTGTCGTCAGCATTTCAGCAAAAGGATAGGTTGCAATCGGGAGCTTGAGATCGTTGGCGGAATAGCCCGCATCCAGTGAATTCCGTGAGGAACGGGGATCAAACCCAAATCGCCCAGTCATCCTGGCCGACAACTTGATGAGGTCTGTTAGGCGGGCGACAGAATTTCTACTGAGCAACTGCGCGGCATTGGCCGTCATATCGCGGATGATCTTTTCCGCGGTTTGCTGCCCGGCGTACATCTTCCACGCGCTTTTCGCTTTGATCTTTTTTTGCGGCGTGAGCGTTTCGTACCACCAGTCCAGATTCAGGGTGATGACCCGGTCGTTCAATGAAAATTGATGGCTGAGCAAAATGCCTTCATTGGTTTCCTCTTCACTCTCTGGGTCTTGGCCGCGGTCCTCTTCTTCTGAAATCGGTGTTGCATCATTTTGATTTTCTTTTCGTTCTTGTCGTTGGCTGTAATCGGCCAGAGCTTGCGTCAGACAAGTCAGAAGTGATGTTTCATCAACTTCACTTTCCAGCCAGAAGCGTGGTTGCGGCCCAAGCTCCCACCAGCTTGTGGCTCTTGCGTCGAAGCGAGTGAGAATCTCAAAGACACCACAGCAGGCTAAATATTCAACCGGATTCAACGGATTCACCAAGATGTCGTATTTCATAGTTCACCTCGACTGAGATCGCGCGAAGCCATTGCGTCCGCGGCTTTCAGCAATGCTTCCAGATATGCGAGTTGCCACCAGCCATATTGTTGTTGCAAGCGATTGAACCGCAGCATTACATCGTGAGCGATGCGCTGGTTTTCGGGTTTAGTTTGATTGCGATCAAAAGCCCTTTCAGGGAAGTGCGGGCGCGCATATCCGTGATGCGCCGCGATCAAATGCAGGATCAGATCACGATGCGTATGCGCTTTGAGTGCTTCATCGCCGAGCGACTCAATCAGCGATCCGAACTCGTGACGGTAGCCTTGATTGAAACCGTGGTCGAAAGAGTTGACGTTGGATTTCGCGTAGGCGGTCTCATTGAAATTGCCAATCGCATTCTGCCACCACTCGCGGGCCTTGCCTAGATCATGACGAAATCCAGCGGCGGCTAAAAGTTCAATCACTTCATCCGGCATGCCGATTTTCTGGGCCAGGTCGCGCGCATATTTCTCCACATCGGCATCGTGCTCAGCGACGGTTCGAGTCTGCAGTCCAAGCGATGCAACATCATCAACATCCTCGCGCAGAAAGCGGTCGGCTTCGAGGGAAGCTTTTTTCTCGCCGCTACCCGCATTTTGATTGAAAAAGAAAGCAATGTAGCTGAAGGCATTCTTCTCTTCTTCGTTAACATCGGCAAACACTTTCTGAATCTCTTTGGCGTTGTCGCAAACACCTTTGTCTTTGATTGACCTTATAGCCCCTTGCCACGTTGCAAAGCGCCTTTCTCCGTCGGTGGACTGGTCGTGTTGCTTGATCGAATAAATATCAGATGAATGGCGAACGACAAGATAGCGCGTCCATTCATTTCCAACCACATCTTTAACAGACTTGGGTTCTTTGGGTAATTTGTCTAATGGATTGCCATCGTTATCCAAGCCACCAATTGAACACGGAAGAATGGCTGTGGAAAATGCCAGTAACGCGAAGAGGTTTTTATTTTCTTTGATCTGGCGCAGCGCATATGCCTTTGCTTCACCACCAGGATCAATCAGGACAATCGGCTTGTCCGGAGATTTTTCCGCCAACACCTTAAACAAGGCTGCGGCGCGAAACGTGGCAATGTTGGCACGTTCCTGCGGCTGAATTGGAATCGCCGTTGCCAATTCGACCGCTTGTGACAATGACTTTCTGATCTCTATTTCAGAAATGCCAGCAAAATCAAAGTAGTCAAGATCAATCCGCCAAACAAGTGTTGTTTGCGCTGTTTCATCATCAACCACACCGCGCAGCCAGTATTGAACCAGCGGACGCGGATATTCCGATTGCTTGAGCGAAGTCATTGCCCAATCATCCACTCGGGCTTCATCAAAGGGCGGACGCACTGGAATGTCCGGCAAGGCTTCCTGATTGGTTGTCAACAAACCACGCAAGGCCAACGGGGATGCATTGATCTTCCCGTTCTCGTCTTCCCTGGATTTCAAAGCCTTCCAGGTGAAATAGACCTTCGCCTCTTCACGCTCGACATTGTGCATTCCGTAATCAACTCCGCTTTTTTCCAGATTCTTCTTTTCGGTCTTTTTGAGTGTGATCTTTTTCTGAATGTCTTTCTTTGCGGCCTTCTCAGCAGACGGTTTTGCCAACTGAGCTTGCAGCTGGTCTATCTCTGCAGTCAGTAGCAACAATGCCTTGCTGATGCTCTTCATCTTTTTGAAATCCGACGCTAAGGCATTGAGACCTTGTTCATCAACGATGACGCTGATTGTGGATTCAGTCTTCCCAAATCGGTTAATGCGCCCGATGCGCTGAATCATACTGTCGAGGGTGGACAGATCGGACAGCCCATCATCGGCATCCAGGTTGACTCCAACTTCCGCGCTGGATGTTGCAATCAGGTACTGCGGCGGACGCGGTGTTTGGCGGTCACGTTCCGGCAAGAACGCCTGGAATTTCGGAGATTGAACCAAATGCTCCCTGTCACGCTCGTATCCCCGCATTTCTCCAGTCATTTTCAGGATGCGAGCTTCAATCGCCTGGCGAAGTATGTTCTGTTCCTTTTCGTCTTTGAATTCTTCTACGGTGCGCTGGAGCGCAAGCTGTTCAAGTTTGTCTCTCAACTTCTCGGCGATCAGGTTAACCAGATTCACGGTTTGCACAAAGATGACAATTGACCTGGCGGGTTTTGCTTCAAGCTCACTCTCATATTGAATCGCGCGATTTACCAGGCGCTGGGCAAGCTCCTCATCAATCTCTTTCGGCGAAGCCTTCTTTCCTTCCTTGGCTCTAGCGATTTGATTGAAGTGAAGAAATTCGATCTGCTTCTTCGCATTCAACCGGAGCTTAGCTTCTGCATTTTGGAGTTCTTTTTGCTCATCAAGTTCCAGAGTCTTTCCAGTTGTGCTGAGAGTCGCCGAAAGCGAAATGACATGAAACGGGCGCAACAAAGTCGTTTGGTGAATAGCCAGCTTGATGTCGAGGAGAATGGAAACAAAGACAGATGACAGATGCGCTTCGTCAATCACCACAACAGTATCCTGCCCCAGCAATCCAGCTTGCAGACTTCGATGATTGATCCCGACCTTTCCGTATCCCGAAAACAGCAGGCGGCTGCCGATCATATCAACGGTGCCGATGATGATGGCCGGACGCGAAGGATCAAGGCACCACTCGCGATTGTCTGCCTTTTGCCCGCGCAGCGTTGAAAGCGCGATTAAGGACTCTTGTCCTTTCATTGACCTTTGACGAAGTGTCTTTGCCAAAGAATGGAGATGACTCGATTTGTCCGAAAGAGCTTCAGTAAGTATTTTCAGCAGGTTCTCAGCCTCCGTCGTCGCTTGGTCAACAATGACACGGCGATCTACCACATACGCCAATCGCAAAGGAATCGTGCGAGCTTTTTCCTCTAACTGACAGGCGAGTGCGATCAGCCAAATAGCCATCACCGAAGTCTTGCCGAGACCGGTGGGGATGTCACAGACATCCGGGAAATCTCCCGCAAGTAGTTTCTGGAATAATCGATTTTGCCAGTCAAAAGGATCATTCCCAGTCAACTGCGTGAAGCATTTTTCAAAATCAAACATCATTCAATTATTCTTTGGCAATTTCCGTCGTTGCTATGCAATCCATGATAGAGCCATGCCCTTGAGAACACCGGCGCTTATGTCGAGGTTCGGCGGAATTTTAGATCAGCCGGTTTCGGCAAAAAGGGTCGCCGAAAGCGTGCCTCCTGCCATAGGAACGGAAAGCTTCCGGTTGCTTCTTGAGAAAAATCTCTAAACTTCAAACAAGGTCGCTCCGAATCTATTGCCCATACTAAGCATTAACTAAGACAGATCAGGTCGCAGTTTTGAGCATTTGCAAGATGATCATGCGAAGTAATGTTCTCAGGCGAAGACGAGGCGTCCTTTTGGCGGCGGAATAGGACGCCCTAAATCTTTTGCCGTTTCAATCCATTCTTGAATGACGGTTTCGACGTTCGCTAAAGCTTCCCGGTAGGTCTTGCCGTCGGTTGCGCATCCAGGCAACTCAGGAACCTCCGCAATGAAAGCGTCATCCTCATGGCTCCAAATAAAGAATCACTTCGTATTTAAACATCCGCGGAATCTCCCAGCTTGTATTTTAGCACCAGGTTACGGACCTGTTTACCTGGTAAGACTTTGCCTTATTTCCCTTCGGCTGCACATTCAATATTTCCTCAACGTCGCTTCGCGTAAAAATATGATGGCTGCCTCTTATCCTTTCCTGAAAACCTAGCTTCTTCAGCAACCCGCAAAGATCAGTAAATCGTATACTGGCATCTGCTGCGCCTCGCCATGATCAGATCCAGTACAGACCTGTATTTGCTCATGCATTTCTATTTCGAAGTGGTACTTTTTGCCGTATATCAGTTTGTTTCTGAGAACGCGCAGCGCTGGCGGGAGGACGTTTCGGCATTTTATTGTAGATCCGGTCCATTTTTCGAATCGCCCTTGCAGCGCGTTCGCGTAGCGCCAGCGGTTCAAGAATCTCTGCATTGGGGCCGTAGCCGAGCACCCAGTTCAGCAATTCAGTTGTTCCTGCAGCATGGATCGTTAGAATGATGGAGCCATCCTTCTGCGGTTCTACTTGCTGTGTCGGATGCCATTTGCGGTCTCTGACATAATCAGCCACCGCCTCCGCGAATCGGATTCGAACTGTCACACTTTCATCTTCCTGCATCACGCGGAAACGGTCTGTAGTAAGAGCTTCCAAAGAGTAGCCTTCGCGTACATCGAAACCATTTTCCGTCATTTCAATATGCTGAATTCTTTCAAGTGCAAACAAGCGGACATCCTGTCGAAGGTGACAGTAGCCGATCAAATAGATCGTCTCTTGTGAATGCCATAGATCGTAGGGATCGACTTTTCGAATCGACAATTCTTTTTTTGCATAAGAATAATACGTCAGTGAAACACTCTTACGCGCCTTGATGGCTTCGGTGATCATCTGCAGGTGATTCCAGTGAGAATCGTAGTTTTTGGCACCGACTGCCCGGGTCGTTATGGTTGTCAGTGTTCTGGCGGCAGGTATGATCGCTTCTACCTTATTAATAATGGAATCATAGGCGCGCCTGAGAGCCTCGATCGGAAGAAGCGAGTAAAAATTTCTGGATACGGACAGCGCAAGAAGTTCAGTCAATGTCAGCGGAATTCCCGGTTTTCCGAACCGTGGGTTCAAATACCAGTAAAACTCATGGCCGCGAACATCATTTGTAATGGGAAACCCGGCAATAGTTAAAGCTTCAAGGTCTCGCTGGACAGTACGTATGCTGCAGGATAATTCAGCCGCCAGGGATTGTTGGTTTCTGCCGGTACTGTTGTCCAGCAGCGACAGTAGTGTCCACTGCCGAATCAACTGATCGTTTCGCACGGTTATGCTCCTTGCTGCCTTTATTAAACCACGATTGGTCTATGAAAGAGTGGAGATGTAAATCGAGTGTAAATTTCTTCGTGCTCTCCGTGACTTCGTGGTGAAGGCAGCAACAAAAGCGTAGGAAATTTCGTCTAACTAGTATGGCCATTGGTTTATCGTTTCGCCCTTACCAATGTGTCCCAGAAACGAACAGAAAATACAAAATTGAGTCTGAGCTAAAAAGCAGCCACATGGTAACTACAGAAATACGGCTCGTCCCATACTGATTGTCTTTTGTTGCTGGATGACTCTAGGCTGAAGATGGTCAGGCTCTTATGGCAGTGGAGGCTTTGTACCAGCAGATGGATATGCATCCCAGATGGTTTGATGAACGGTATCGCATTTTAGTGGAAATCAACGAAGTGATATCCAGTCTTGATCGCGAAAGATTCTTAAGCGGGATTGCCGAAATCATAAGAAAGACATTTTCCTGTGACAGTATTGAGCTGGCCTTATTGGATGGACATGAAAATGGGTTGCGTATTTTTGATCTGATGGAAACTCCAGGAGCAGATGGTGTCGTTGCTCTGGAGACTAAGGCCCAGGCAGGCGCCGGCATTCTGCTTCACGTAATGCAGACAAAAGAGCCTCACGTTTGCGAAAACCGGATTGTGGTTCCTTTGCGTAGAAATGGAACTGTACTTGGTACGTTAACCATAGGGAGCAAAGATTGCAATCAATACTCTACGAAAGACACGGAGCTCCTGATGGAGGTTGCGCGACAGATCGTGCTGCCGATTGAAAACATTCTCGCACACGAAGAGATTGCGAGTTTGCGAGCGAGACTGGATTACGAATTTTTGTGTCTAAAAGAAGAGATTCATGTCCAGTGCCAGTTTAAGAACATTGTGGGACAGAGCCTTGGTATCCGGCGAGTCTTGAAGGCGGTGGAAACCGTGGCGCCTACGGATGCCGGAGTGCTGTTATATGGCGAAACGGGAACCGGTAAAGAACTCGTGGTTCGTTCGATCCACGAGTTGAGTTCACGTAAAGATAGGCAACTTGTGAAAATTAATTGCGCTGCGCTACCTTCCGGCTTGATGGAAAGCGAGTTGTTCGGACATGAAAAGGGTTCTTTCACCGGCGCTTTTTCGAAGAAAATAGGGAGATTTGAAATTGCAAATGGCGGAACAATCTTTTTGGATGAGATTGGAGATTTGCAAATGGATCTTCAGGCAAAACTTCTACGGGTTTTGCAGGAAGGAGAATTTGAACGCGTTGGTGGAAACCAGACCATTCAGGCGGATGTTCGAGTCATTGCCGCCACGAACCGGGATCTGGAGAAATCAATCCATGAAGGAAAATTTCGCGCAGATCTTTACTATCGTTTGAACGTTTTTCCGATTCGCATTCCGCCACTGAGGGAACGTAAGGAAGATATTCCCTTACTTGTGAAATATTTTGTGATGAAGTACGGGGCAAAATTCCGCAAAAATATCGAAAGAATTCCGCAGCCGACAATCGACGCCCTTTTGGCGTATTCATGGCCTGGAAATATTCGTGAGCTGGAAAATTTGATTGAGCGCGCCGTCATTATGTGTCAAAGCACGCAGCTGGAGCCGGGAAAGTGGTTGCCGGGACCGGGTGGCGCTCCGGTGGAATCCCACATTCCCACTCTGGAAGAGCTGGAGCGGGAACACATCCTGGAAGTTTTGCAAATGACCAGCTGGCGCGTCAGCGGTGAAAAAGGAGCCGCCAAACTGCTCGGTATGAAACCCACTACGCTGGAAGCCCGCATGAAAAAGCTGGGGATCTCGCGCCAATTTTAACAAAGTAGCACAGCCGTCTCGGCTGTGCGCACAGGCGGGGACGCCTGTGCTACTCAGTTCTTCGTTTTCAGGATATCGATGGACCCATTGATGGTTTCGAGATCGATGTTTGTGCCGCCTTCACCGATTTTTCCGGACAGGCTGCGCGAAACGAACCGGCCTTGAACCGTAATAGGAAAATCCGTGCGAATCGTTCCGTTCATTGAGGACGCTTTTACGTCGGCATTAGCATTATTCGGCAAATGAAGTTTCAAACCACCATTGACTGTGCGCATGCTAACATCCCCTTGCTTCGGAAAATCTAACCACGTCGCGGTGATTCTTCCGTTTACCGTTTCAGCATCGACGGTTGATTTGCTTCCTTCAATTTCCGCGGAGCCGTTTACAGTGTTGATTTTGATTTCTCCCTCTACTCCGGAAATTTCGATCCCGCCATTCACAGTATGAATCGCGTCCAGCACGGCGTGTTTCGGCACCGTCAACTCATACGTAACCGAAACGTTCGCTTCTTTGCGGCCGCGCGGATACTTTGTATCAATCGATAATCGCGCAGGAGTGGAATCGATCTTAATTTCGATAAGATCGAGGTAATAAGAAGGCCCGCGCTTAGTCGCTTTCATATCAACTTCATTCTTGTCCCATCCGCGAATGGTCACATCTCCATTCACATTGGAGAGATCCACAATTCCCTGCTCATTCAAAGGAAATGTTTTATGAACGACTTCTTCTTCGGTTGCCGCAACCACAAGACTCGCGGAAAGCAAAAGTACGATGAAGCACAGATGAACTTTCAATGGATACACCATGTCTCTACTCCTCATATCTTACTTAGACGAATTCTAATGGAAAAGGTTGCGTATGCAGTGATTTTGTGAATTCCCAAAATGTTGGAATTTGCAATCGTTCCATTTCTGGGACGCGAAACACACTCTCCGTCAAGCCGGCGCTCAAACATGTTTCTGGTACATGAATTGCTTTGCCGCTTCCTTCAAGGAGTGGCCATGACACAGAAAAAATCGAAACTCAGTTTATACCTTCTTATTTGTTTGTTGATCACTTCCACTTCAAATTCACTGGTGATGATGGAAACAACCGCGAAGCCGGAGCATAAAAAAGAATTGTTGCAGGATCTGCAAAGCGCAACCGGTTTGTGGTTGGACGTTAGAAAAAATTTTGTCCGTGAAAATACTGTACCGTTCAACTTGATTCCTTTTTCTTTATTGAACACAAAACGGTGGTCCTTAACCGCTCGTTTTTT
The bacterium DNA segment above includes these coding regions:
- the cas3u gene encoding type I-U CRISPR-associated helicase/endonuclease Cas3, encoding MFDFEKCFTQLTGNDPFDWQNRLFQKLLAGDFPDVCDIPTGLGKTSVMAIWLIALACQLEEKARTIPLRLAYVVDRRVIVDQATTEAENLLKILTEALSDKSSHLHSLAKTLRQRSMKGQESLIALSTLRGQKADNREWCLDPSRPAIIIGTVDMIGSRLLFSGYGKVGINHRSLQAGLLGQDTVVVIDEAHLSSVFVSILLDIKLAIHQTTLLRPFHVISLSATLSTTGKTLELDEQKELQNAEAKLRLNAKKQIEFLHFNQIARAKEGKKASPKEIDEELAQRLVNRAIQYESELEAKPARSIVIFVQTVNLVNLIAEKLRDKLEQLALQRTVEEFKDEKEQNILRQAIEARILKMTGEMRGYERDREHLVQSPKFQAFLPERDRQTPRPPQYLIATSSAEVGVNLDADDGLSDLSTLDSMIQRIGRINRFGKTESTISVIVDEQGLNALASDFKKMKSISKALLLLTAEIDQLQAQLAKPSAEKAAKKDIQKKITLKKTEKKNLEKSGVDYGMHNVEREEAKVYFTWKALKSREDENGKINASPLALRGLLTTNQEALPDIPVRPPFDEARVDDWAMTSLKQSEYPRPLVQYWLRGVVDDETAQTTLVWRIDLDYFDFAGISEIEIRKSLSQAVELATAIPIQPQERANIATFRAAALFKVLAEKSPDKPIVLIDPGGEAKAYALRQIKENKNLFALLAFSTAILPCSIGGLDNDGNPLDKLPKEPKSVKDVVGNEWTRYLVVRHSSDIYSIKQHDQSTDGERRFATWQGAIRSIKDKGVCDNAKEIQKVFADVNEEEKNAFSYIAFFFNQNAGSGEKKASLEADRFLREDVDDVASLGLQTRTVAEHDADVEKYARDLAQKIGMPDEVIELLAAAGFRHDLGKAREWWQNAIGNFNETAYAKSNVNSFDHGFNQGYRHEFGSLIESLGDEALKAHTHRDLILHLIAAHHGYARPHFPERAFDRNQTKPENQRIAHDVMLRFNRLQQQYGWWQLAYLEALLKAADAMASRDLSRGEL
- a CDS encoding transcriptional regulator, coding for MRNDQLIRQWTLLSLLDNSTGRNQQSLAAELSCSIRTVQRDLEALTIAGFPITNDVRGHEFYWYLNPRFGKPGIPLTLTELLALSVSRNFYSLLPIEALRRAYDSIINKVEAIIPAARTLTTITTRAVGAKNYDSHWNHLQMITEAIKARKSVSLTYYSYAKKELSIRKVDPYDLWHSQETIYLIGYCHLRQDVRLFALERIQHIEMTENGFDVREGYSLEALTTDRFRVMQEDESVTVRIRFAEAVADYVRDRKWHPTQQVEPQKDGSIILTIHAAGTTELLNWVLGYGPNAEILEPLALRERAARAIRKMDRIYNKMPKRPPASAARSQKQTDIRQKVPLRNRNA
- a CDS encoding sigma 54-interacting transcriptional regulator, yielding MAVEALYQQMDMHPRWFDERYRILVEINEVISSLDRERFLSGIAEIIRKTFSCDSIELALLDGHENGLRIFDLMETPGADGVVALETKAQAGAGILLHVMQTKEPHVCENRIVVPLRRNGTVLGTLTIGSKDCNQYSTKDTELLMEVARQIVLPIENILAHEEIASLRARLDYEFLCLKEEIHVQCQFKNIVGQSLGIRRVLKAVETVAPTDAGVLLYGETGTGKELVVRSIHELSSRKDRQLVKINCAALPSGLMESELFGHEKGSFTGAFSKKIGRFEIANGGTIFLDEIGDLQMDLQAKLLRVLQEGEFERVGGNQTIQADVRVIAATNRDLEKSIHEGKFRADLYYRLNVFPIRIPPLRERKEDIPLLVKYFVMKYGAKFRKNIERIPQPTIDALLAYSWPGNIRELENLIERAVIMCQSTQLEPGKWLPGPGGAPVESHIPTLEELEREHILEVLQMTSWRVSGEKGAAKLLGMKPTTLEARMKKLGISRQF
- a CDS encoding DUF4097 family beta strand repeat-containing protein, giving the protein MRSRDMVYPLKVHLCFIVLLLSASLVVAATEEEVVHKTFPLNEQGIVDLSNVNGDVTIRGWDKNEVDMKATKRGPSYYLDLIEIKIDSTPARLSIDTKYPRGRKEANVSVTYELTVPKHAVLDAIHTVNGGIEISGVEGEIKINTVNGSAEIEGSKSTVDAETVNGRITATWLDFPKQGDVSMRTVNGGLKLHLPNNANADVKASSMNGTIRTDFPITVQGRFVSRSLSGKIGEGGTNIDLETINGSIDILKTKN